The proteins below come from a single Chitinophaga pinensis DSM 2588 genomic window:
- a CDS encoding DUF4255 domain-containing protein, whose amino-acid sequence MIFTAFKLLKDQLDSYIQSFNPMGNDPESHVVLDNVATLETPDRPPGAEERIILSMVNIEEEATLKNSSHFYRNAQGIAYHNPPIYLNLYMLVSAHYKNYEDALSRLSQAIQFFQGKSSFTLKNSPNEVLINSGQALDDLQLHLELFSLSFEQLNHLWGALGGKQMPSVLYKVRLVKITENRITGLGTIVEQIQSKDSIAFPKS is encoded by the coding sequence ATGATCTTCACTGCTTTTAAGTTATTAAAAGACCAGTTAGATAGTTATATCCAGTCCTTTAACCCTATGGGAAACGACCCCGAAAGCCATGTAGTGCTGGACAATGTAGCTACGCTGGAAACACCTGACAGACCCCCGGGCGCAGAAGAACGAATCATTCTGAGTATGGTGAATATAGAAGAGGAAGCCACCCTGAAAAACAGTTCGCATTTCTATAGAAATGCGCAGGGCATTGCTTATCATAATCCTCCCATTTATCTCAACCTGTACATGTTGGTGTCGGCACATTATAAAAACTATGAAGATGCGCTGTCACGACTTTCTCAGGCTATTCAGTTCTTCCAGGGTAAAAGTAGTTTTACACTGAAGAACTCTCCCAACGAAGTCCTGATCAATAGCGGTCAGGCGCTGGATGACCTGCAGTTACACCTTGAACTGTTTTCCCTCTCATTTGAACAATTGAATCATCTATGGGGTGCATTGGGTGGTAAACAAATGCCCAGTGTATTGTACAAAGTAAGACTTGTGAAGATCACAGAGAACAGGATAACAGGACTTGGAACTATTGTGGAGCAAATCCAGTCCAAAGACAGTATTGCTTTCCCCAAATCATAA
- a CDS encoding phage tail sheath family protein: protein MANTYYTPGVYIEEVSKFPPSITAVETAIPAFIGFTQTGIVDGKEIYGTPVRISSLLEYENIFGGPQPEVNLIVTITTSDTSGTRYAVSYDPADGKGLSKHIMYYALQQFYANGGGPCWIISVGPYQDFGTPIIDQEPFMDALTELRKQDEPTLIIFPEGQNMPQDTYKTLLEAALTQCYDLKDRFVIMDIFDNGLTLKTEGEILAAAQEFRDAINSPYPSYGAAYFPNIRSTFDYAYDEGTVVIVGGSAGNFGGLNSLEKSNVKLAISNYSIILPPSASVAGVYARVDNSRGVWKAPANEGLLAVSGVTCDISDQIQRNLNVDVNAGKSINAIRFFSGRGIKIWGARTLDGNSNEWRYVSVRRYFNMVEESTKKASEGFVFEPNDANTWVKVKAMIENFLINQWRSGALAGAKPEHAFYVKIGINETMTAFDILEGKMIVEIGLAVVRPAEFIILRFSHKMQES from the coding sequence ATGGCAAACACATATTATACACCAGGTGTGTATATTGAAGAAGTCTCCAAGTTCCCCCCGTCCATCACAGCAGTAGAAACAGCAATTCCTGCATTTATCGGCTTTACACAGACAGGGATCGTAGATGGTAAAGAAATCTATGGTACTCCTGTACGTATCAGCTCACTCCTGGAATATGAGAACATCTTTGGTGGTCCTCAACCGGAAGTAAACCTGATCGTTACCATCACTACCAGCGATACTTCAGGTACACGTTATGCTGTAAGTTATGATCCTGCTGACGGCAAGGGCCTGTCCAAACACATCATGTATTACGCGTTACAGCAGTTCTATGCCAACGGTGGCGGTCCATGCTGGATCATTTCTGTAGGTCCGTACCAGGATTTCGGTACGCCTATCATCGATCAGGAGCCATTTATGGATGCACTGACCGAACTAAGAAAGCAGGATGAGCCTACGCTGATCATTTTCCCAGAAGGCCAGAATATGCCGCAGGATACCTACAAAACATTGCTGGAAGCAGCGCTGACACAGTGTTATGATCTGAAAGACCGTTTCGTGATCATGGATATCTTTGACAATGGTCTTACGCTGAAAACAGAAGGTGAGATCCTGGCTGCTGCACAGGAATTCAGAGATGCGATCAATTCTCCTTATCCAAGCTACGGAGCTGCGTATTTCCCTAACATCCGCTCTACTTTCGATTATGCATATGATGAAGGTACTGTGGTGATCGTAGGTGGCAGCGCCGGTAATTTCGGAGGACTGAACAGTCTTGAAAAATCAAATGTTAAACTGGCCATCTCCAACTATTCCATCATTCTGCCTCCATCTGCTTCTGTAGCTGGTGTATACGCCCGTGTTGACAATTCCCGCGGCGTGTGGAAAGCACCGGCTAACGAAGGACTGCTGGCCGTATCCGGTGTAACCTGTGATATCAGCGATCAGATCCAGCGTAATCTCAACGTAGATGTAAACGCAGGTAAGTCGATCAATGCGATCCGTTTCTTCTCCGGCAGAGGTATTAAAATATGGGGCGCCCGTACCCTGGATGGTAACTCTAACGAATGGCGTTATGTATCCGTTCGCCGTTATTTCAATATGGTAGAAGAATCTACCAAGAAAGCATCTGAAGGTTTTGTATTTGAACCGAACGATGCGAATACCTGGGTGAAGGTAAAGGCAATGATTGAGAACTTCCTGATCAATCAGTGGCGTTCCGGTGCACTGGCAGGCGCTAAACCTGAACATGCATTCTACGTGAAGATCGGTATCAATGAAACGATGACTGCATTTGATATCCTTGAAGGAAAGATGATCGTTGAGATCGGTCTGGCAGTAGTACGTCCGGCGGAGTTCATCATCCTGAGATTCAGCCACAAAATGCAGGAATCCTGA
- a CDS encoding GPW/gp25 family protein, with translation MPDAKDFLGCGWSFPPTFRKDNDDKDCYAVMAVGREDIEQSLHILLSTSLGERVMIPQFGCNLADYQFESMSNTLIGFITDMVTNAILYYEARIKADKITVSQSDSWDAIQGYLRISVDYTIRATNSRYNYVYDFYVQEGRAEGINAAIAIR, from the coding sequence ATGCCCGACGCGAAAGATTTTCTAGGCTGCGGCTGGTCTTTTCCCCCCACCTTCCGCAAAGACAATGACGACAAGGATTGTTACGCCGTGATGGCTGTAGGGAGGGAGGATATTGAACAAAGTCTGCACATTCTCCTGTCGACCAGTCTGGGTGAACGCGTGATGATACCCCAGTTTGGTTGCAACCTGGCAGACTACCAGTTTGAATCCATGAGCAATACCCTGATCGGTTTCATTACAGATATGGTCACTAATGCCATTCTCTATTATGAAGCAAGGATAAAGGCAGACAAGATCACTGTATCCCAGTCAGATTCATGGGATGCGATACAGGGGTACCTGCGTATCAGTGTAGATTATACCATCAGAGCCACCAATTCACGGTACAACTATGTATATGACTTCTATGTACAGGAAGGCCGTGCAGAAGGAATAAATGCAGCTATAGCCATAAGATAA
- a CDS encoding CIS tube protein yields the protein MANKETANVEKIVIRPFLDQKQKQSAGSDFTIPINPESYAQSYKVEAKQKTTGGNQGSAPEYKFTAPEQLKLDFTLDNTGTIEGNVLNGTEVKDQVDQLLAVVYKMQGEAHKPAILKIQWGLFTFDCVLTTLDINYVLFKPNGAPLRAKVSATFTQYTEPKKRVAKEDKHSPDLFRSVRVADGDTLPLLCYKNYGDPALYMQVAYYNELVSVRKLRTDDELGFPPVKQSETQKTS from the coding sequence ATGGCAAACAAAGAAACAGCGAACGTTGAGAAGATCGTTATCCGGCCGTTTCTGGATCAGAAACAGAAACAGTCGGCCGGAAGCGACTTCACCATCCCGATCAACCCGGAGAGCTATGCGCAGTCCTACAAGGTAGAGGCCAAGCAAAAGACCACCGGCGGCAATCAGGGCAGCGCTCCTGAATATAAGTTCACCGCACCGGAACAGCTGAAACTCGATTTCACCCTGGACAATACCGGTACCATCGAGGGTAACGTCCTGAATGGTACGGAAGTAAAAGACCAGGTGGATCAGCTGTTAGCAGTCGTATACAAGATGCAGGGAGAAGCACATAAACCCGCCATTCTGAAAATTCAGTGGGGTTTGTTCACCTTCGATTGTGTCCTGACTACGCTGGACATCAACTATGTGCTTTTTAAGCCCAATGGCGCCCCTTTAAGGGCAAAAGTGAGTGCTACCTTCACCCAATACACGGAACCCAAAAAGCGGGTTGCAAAAGAAGATAAACACTCACCTGACCTTTTCAGGAGCGTCCGGGTAGCTGATGGAGACACGCTGCCGTTGCTCTGCTACAAAAATTATGGCGATCCTGCCCTGTATATGCAGGTCGCCTACTACAATGAACTGGTCAGCGTACGGAAGCTCCGTACGGATGATGAACTTGGCTTCCCGCCGGTGAAACAGTCAGAAACACAAAAAACTTCCTGA
- a CDS encoding phage tail protein gives MAAANYPPVGFHFKVEFLFDKKGTVQQTDNDILFQSVSGLNFQMQTDTLREGGENRFEHVLPLRNKCTDLVLRRGIFKPADSIVSQWCLDAFKNFSFAPIDLIVTLLNEQHQPLMTWKVHRAWPKNWKVADFNADKGEVVIETFELNYNYFSVE, from the coding sequence ATGGCAGCCGCTAATTATCCTCCTGTAGGGTTCCATTTTAAAGTAGAGTTCCTATTCGACAAAAAGGGCACTGTCCAGCAAACGGACAATGACATCCTTTTTCAGTCTGTATCGGGACTCAACTTTCAGATGCAGACAGACACCCTGCGGGAGGGAGGAGAGAACCGCTTTGAGCATGTCCTGCCCCTGCGCAATAAGTGTACGGACCTGGTGCTGCGCCGTGGTATCTTCAAACCGGCGGATTCCATCGTCTCACAATGGTGTCTTGACGCTTTCAAAAACTTCAGCTTCGCGCCCATTGATCTCATTGTAACCCTGCTCAATGAACAGCACCAGCCGCTGATGACCTGGAAAGTGCACCGCGCCTGGCCAAAGAACTGGAAGGTGGCGGACTTCAATGCAGACAAAGGGGAAGTGGTGATTGAAACATTTGAACTGAATTATAACTATTTCAGTGTGGAATAG
- a CDS encoding beta-N-acetylhexosaminidase gives MLKRIASILVFSLGVSGAHAQSNYSIIPKPVSVQAATGHFALGKQTVLVAASDAARKNADLFNEFLWNRYGIKLTIAREASGKAIVLDDQADAGAQEAYSLTVTPEKITIKGGSAGCFYGLQSVLQLIETQDGGLSVPAVTVSDKPEFGYRGVMIDVARHFFSLDEMKKIVDLLAYFKFNRLHWHLTDDQGWRLEIKKYPKLTQVSAWRDSSILRQYGDYKPFVYDGVKHGGYYSQEEARELVKYAADRKITILPEIELPGHSTAVLAAYPQFGCKDTLYHVPGYWGVHYAIYCPKEETFKFLEDVLTEVMAIFPGEYIHVGGDEVPKEHWQESKFAQTLIAKQKLKDEHELQSYFISRIEKFLNKNGRRLVGWDEILEGGLAPNATVMSWRGEKGGIAAARMGHDVIMTPNSHLYIDHYQSKDKQNEPTAIGGFLPLERVYSYNPRPDSLTPDQQQHVLGVQANLWTEYIGTNNKLEYMLFPRMLALSEVAWSAKGQRNYEDFSTARLPLRLQELEQMKVYYRIPEAKVTFGADAAGRRTAEIIPFVANSNVYYTVDGHKADQTANLYNGAILLPVKGKSEKPMVLNYIIVTPGGRVSNMFTVPLEGN, from the coding sequence ATGTTAAAAAGAATTGCATCTATTTTAGTCTTTTCTCTGGGAGTGAGTGGCGCTCATGCACAAAGCAACTACTCCATCATCCCGAAACCTGTTTCTGTACAGGCTGCGACCGGACATTTTGCATTAGGTAAACAGACCGTACTGGTGGCAGCAAGCGATGCCGCAAGAAAGAATGCGGATCTGTTCAATGAATTTCTCTGGAACCGTTATGGTATCAAACTGACCATCGCCCGTGAGGCCAGCGGGAAGGCGATCGTACTGGACGACCAGGCAGATGCCGGCGCGCAGGAGGCTTATAGTCTGACTGTGACACCTGAGAAAATCACCATCAAGGGTGGCAGCGCAGGTTGTTTTTATGGGCTGCAATCGGTATTGCAGCTGATCGAAACACAAGACGGCGGACTCAGTGTACCGGCAGTTACTGTTAGTGACAAACCGGAATTTGGTTACCGTGGTGTGATGATCGACGTAGCAAGACATTTCTTCTCCCTGGATGAAATGAAGAAGATCGTGGATCTCCTGGCTTATTTTAAATTCAACAGACTGCATTGGCACCTGACCGATGACCAGGGCTGGAGACTGGAGATCAAAAAGTACCCGAAACTGACCCAGGTATCCGCCTGGCGTGATTCCAGTATTCTGAGACAGTATGGCGATTATAAACCATTCGTGTATGACGGCGTGAAACACGGCGGTTATTATTCACAGGAAGAGGCGCGTGAGCTGGTGAAATATGCTGCTGACCGTAAGATCACGATTCTGCCGGAGATCGAATTGCCAGGCCACAGTACTGCGGTATTGGCTGCTTATCCGCAGTTTGGTTGTAAAGATACCCTGTATCATGTGCCAGGTTACTGGGGCGTACATTATGCGATCTATTGTCCGAAGGAAGAGACTTTTAAATTCCTGGAGGATGTGCTGACTGAAGTCATGGCGATCTTCCCGGGTGAGTACATCCATGTAGGTGGCGACGAAGTACCGAAGGAGCACTGGCAGGAGTCTAAATTTGCACAGACCCTGATTGCGAAACAGAAGCTGAAAGACGAGCATGAGTTACAGAGCTATTTTATTTCCCGTATCGAGAAGTTCCTGAATAAGAATGGCAGACGCCTGGTAGGATGGGACGAGATCCTGGAAGGTGGATTAGCGCCTAATGCGACTGTCATGAGCTGGAGAGGGGAGAAAGGCGGTATCGCAGCTGCGAGAATGGGCCATGATGTGATTATGACGCCTAACAGCCACTTGTATATCGACCATTATCAGTCTAAAGATAAACAGAATGAGCCGACGGCTATTGGCGGTTTCCTGCCGTTAGAGAGAGTGTACAGCTACAATCCACGTCCTGATTCGCTGACGCCCGATCAGCAGCAGCATGTACTGGGTGTACAGGCAAACCTCTGGACAGAGTATATCGGTACCAATAATAAACTGGAATATATGCTGTTCCCGCGTATGCTGGCATTGTCAGAGGTGGCATGGTCAGCGAAGGGGCAGCGGAATTATGAGGACTTCTCTACTGCGCGTCTGCCTTTACGTTTGCAGGAGCTGGAGCAGATGAAGGTGTACTATCGTATTCCGGAGGCAAAGGTGACTTTTGGCGCAGATGCAGCTGGCAGGAGAACTGCGGAGATTATTCCTTTTGTAGCGAACAGCAACGTGTATTATACTGTTGACGGGCATAAGGCAGATCAGACTGCTAACCTGTACAACGGGGCGATATTGCTGCCGGTGAAAGGGAAAAGTGAGAAGCCGATGGTGTTGAATTATATTATTGTAACACCAGGAGGTAGAGTGAGTAATATGTTTACGGTGCCGCTGGAGGGGAATTAG
- a CDS encoding PAAR domain-containing protein, whose protein sequence is MPPAARLTDMHVCPMSTGPVPHVGGPVSGPGVPTVLIGGMSAATVGDMLVCTGPPDVIVKGSATVMIGGKPAARMGDSTAHGGSIVLGCPTVMIGG, encoded by the coding sequence ATGCCCCCGGCAGCAAGATTAACAGATATGCATGTTTGCCCCATGTCGACAGGCCCGGTTCCCCACGTTGGTGGTCCTGTCAGTGGTCCCGGTGTACCTACCGTGTTGATCGGCGGTATGTCTGCGGCGACGGTAGGAGATATGCTGGTATGTACCGGTCCGCCTGACGTCATCGTAAAAGGTTCGGCCACAGTGATGATCGGCGGCAAACCGGCAGCCCGTATGGGCGATTCCACCGCACATGGCGGTTCTATCGTACTGGGATGTCCCACTGTGATGATCGGAGGATAA
- a CDS encoding DUF5908 family protein, with translation MPVEIREMVIKVAVDEAAGSKGNTGGSNEQQEGSPEAIVRTCVEKVLEILKDQRER, from the coding sequence ATGCCAGTAGAGATAAGAGAAATGGTCATCAAGGTAGCTGTCGATGAAGCTGCCGGTAGTAAAGGTAACACAGGTGGCAGTAACGAGCAGCAGGAGGGATCTCCTGAGGCGATCGTACGTACCTGCGTCGAAAAGGTGCTTGAAATCCTGAAAGATCAAAGAGAACGCTGA
- the vgrG gene encoding type VI secretion system tip protein VgrG: MANEENIATDERIIPTPGVYDYTSFEVLINGNRVNNPAYHLRSVSIVREVNLIPYARLQYLDGDVADEKFAVSEAADFIPGNKIELKVGRDGKQTTVFKGIIVKHGIRASESGNGLLQLDCRDEAVSLTLGRKHRYFRETSDSDALKKVLGNKAGALDSTPVQHKELVQFNCTDWDFALSRAEMNSCVLMVQDGKVDMKKPELAGSPTLTLVYGATIDEFEAEIDARTQWQEVNTSAWSYKDQAVQQNSTTSVSFKEAGNLSGKELAKAVSPEKLELRHSGLISEPELKAWAESVMLKSRMAKIRGRVKIKGSPDTKPGDTVELKGLGNRFNGLVYVSGVRHEYAEGIWTTQMQFGISPEWFHHKEDLTETPAAGLLPAVHGLQIGVVVQLESDPDGEDRILVKMPLTDNNDKGTWARMASLDAGKERGYFFRPEIGDEVIVGFVNDDPRFAVVLGMLHSSKNPAPVKAEDTNHIKGLVTRSKMKTMYDDENKVMKMETPAGNFIELSEKDKAITIQDQHGNVIKMESAGITIKSAKDIKMEATGAFSLKAGTDIKIEGMTISGKANTTLELNGQAKAKVASSAMLELQGGMVKIN, from the coding sequence ATGGCCAATGAGGAAAATATAGCGACAGACGAACGGATCATCCCCACTCCCGGGGTCTATGATTATACCAGCTTTGAAGTGCTGATTAACGGCAACAGGGTGAATAATCCGGCTTATCATCTGCGCTCGGTTTCCATTGTCAGGGAAGTGAACCTAATCCCTTATGCACGTCTCCAGTACCTTGACGGTGACGTCGCCGACGAAAAGTTTGCGGTGAGTGAAGCAGCTGACTTCATTCCCGGTAATAAGATCGAACTGAAAGTAGGCCGCGATGGTAAACAGACGACCGTGTTCAAGGGTATCATTGTCAAACATGGTATCCGCGCAAGCGAGAGCGGTAATGGCCTTCTGCAGCTGGATTGCCGCGATGAAGCGGTATCGCTGACCCTCGGCAGGAAACACAGATACTTCAGGGAGACAAGCGACAGCGATGCACTGAAAAAGGTGCTGGGCAATAAGGCAGGTGCGCTGGATAGTACGCCCGTACAGCATAAGGAACTGGTACAGTTTAATTGTACCGACTGGGATTTTGCCCTCAGCCGCGCTGAAATGAACAGTTGCGTACTGATGGTGCAGGATGGAAAGGTCGATATGAAGAAACCTGAACTGGCCGGATCTCCCACGCTGACACTGGTATATGGCGCTACCATCGACGAGTTTGAAGCCGAGATCGACGCCCGCACACAGTGGCAGGAAGTGAATACCAGTGCCTGGAGCTACAAAGACCAGGCGGTACAACAGAATTCTACCACCAGTGTGTCTTTTAAAGAAGCCGGCAACCTGTCAGGAAAAGAACTGGCGAAAGCCGTATCTCCTGAGAAGCTGGAATTGCGGCACAGTGGTCTGATCAGCGAACCCGAACTGAAAGCCTGGGCGGAATCTGTCATGCTGAAAAGCAGGATGGCCAAGATACGCGGCCGGGTCAAGATCAAGGGATCTCCGGATACAAAACCCGGGGATACCGTTGAACTCAAAGGATTGGGTAACCGCTTTAACGGACTGGTATATGTGAGTGGTGTACGTCATGAATATGCGGAAGGTATCTGGACCACACAAATGCAATTTGGTATTTCTCCTGAATGGTTCCATCATAAGGAAGACCTGACAGAGACGCCTGCGGCCGGTTTATTGCCCGCCGTACATGGATTGCAGATAGGCGTGGTAGTACAACTGGAGAGCGATCCTGACGGAGAAGACCGCATACTGGTGAAGATGCCGCTGACCGATAACAACGACAAAGGCACCTGGGCCCGTATGGCTTCACTGGATGCCGGTAAAGAACGTGGTTATTTCTTCCGTCCTGAAATAGGGGATGAGGTAATCGTAGGTTTTGTTAATGATGATCCCCGCTTTGCCGTAGTACTGGGTATGCTGCACAGCAGTAAGAACCCCGCCCCTGTAAAGGCAGAGGATACCAATCATATCAAGGGCCTGGTGACCCGCAGTAAGATGAAGACCATGTATGATGATGAGAACAAAGTGATGAAAATGGAAACGCCTGCAGGCAATTTCATTGAGCTGAGTGAAAAAGACAAGGCGATCACGATCCAGGATCAGCATGGCAACGTCATCAAAATGGAGTCAGCCGGTATTACCATTAAAAGCGCAAAAGATATTAAGATGGAAGCGACCGGTGCCTTCTCATTGAAAGCCGGTACTGACATCAAGATTGAAGGCATGACCATCTCCGGAAAAGCAAACACCACACTGGAACTGAATGGTCAGGCGAAAGCAAAAGTAGCCTCCTCCGCCATGCTGGAATTGCAGGGCGGAATGGTAAAGATCAACTAA
- a CDS encoding phage tail protein, whose protein sequence is MANYPLPKFHFQVEWGGKNIGFTEVTGLTVETEAIEYRHGASPEYHKTKQPGLKKYSNITLKRGTFQSDNEYFDWWEETVFFQEQNGKYRRNITISLLDEMHKPIIVWKVKNAWPIKVQSADLKADANEIAVESVELVHEGLVIENK, encoded by the coding sequence ATGGCAAATTATCCATTACCCAAGTTTCACTTCCAGGTAGAATGGGGTGGTAAAAACATCGGTTTTACTGAAGTAACCGGTCTTACTGTTGAAACAGAGGCGATCGAATACCGCCATGGCGCCAGTCCGGAATATCATAAGACCAAACAACCAGGTCTGAAAAAATACAGCAATATCACGCTGAAACGCGGCACATTCCAGTCAGACAATGAATATTTTGACTGGTGGGAAGAAACTGTATTCTTCCAGGAACAGAACGGTAAATACCGCAGAAACATCACGATCAGTCTGCTGGATGAAATGCATAAACCTATCATCGTTTGGAAGGTGAAGAATGCATGGCCTATCAAGGTGCAGTCAGCCGATCTGAAAGCAGACGCCAATGAGATCGCCGTTGAAAGTGTTGAGCTGGTACACGAAGGCCTGGTGATTGAAAACAAATAA
- a CDS encoding CHAT domain-containing protein, producing the protein MSRIALLAYANDMKEEPLHYVEQEIKEINTYFGNIKKHLNPDILISATKDDLFRYFADHGPDIEIMHFSGHGNSLALFFTKDGAFRKEGLAALMAFAPNLKLVFLNACASREIIDVLHTPDPANPQKGVPIVIGTQRPVYDKVASDFSIYFYTALTKSWPIGKAFDFAKTFVLSGEHFALFPKGPNRYIGTKRAAVMDDDPDDETSPQEFPWGIYYKESLTDDWSITQYLNEKYDDKEKYAPNDELIRALAANASRLYANLAKERDALIATLYDKSDLSAKEVLIEVENINDKFNRRNSQLKEINDLYAAYIQDPQSLSDIADKLINTFPLPLGKLLQRMYSFSKENLLTEEDYAEFLDLQINFYEILVKLAAATILSDLLEVYGMKEKIGKILAFNPIQKEIILNYFRQTKDNEQDFDYTSFIEVISQVLKENLKDEPDIAPFVKEYLHFESINTYENNFFNSHMVIKGIKAKLPTLNTTAAYIHHCREIELGLINLLKELFFILQYKMVVIKNVEAIRKRNVLAKTYFHKYMLLEQRISDRMEVMELQSLPEYAESYSVILVKEIYRMFEYLSLSPFLIDKNVQCEFDGVDLYFYNYTEGNGIVYKSLTNNERLIHIQPETQDIELGAATITKTTLRFIEDMAIKTDREKNRITNRLLQLHAEFAYYRSKIAATPVTIQNATPINSQP; encoded by the coding sequence ATGTCAAGAATAGCGCTATTGGCGTATGCCAACGACATGAAAGAAGAACCGCTACATTATGTCGAACAGGAGATAAAAGAGATCAACACGTACTTCGGAAACATCAAAAAGCACTTAAATCCGGATATCCTCATAAGTGCGACTAAAGATGACCTTTTCCGTTACTTCGCTGACCACGGCCCCGATATCGAGATAATGCACTTTTCAGGACACGGCAACAGCCTCGCCCTCTTCTTCACAAAAGACGGCGCCTTCAGAAAAGAAGGTCTCGCAGCACTCATGGCTTTCGCCCCTAATCTCAAACTCGTATTCCTCAACGCCTGTGCTTCCAGAGAGATCATAGACGTACTGCATACGCCCGATCCGGCTAATCCTCAGAAAGGTGTCCCCATCGTCATCGGTACCCAACGTCCCGTGTACGATAAAGTAGCCAGCGACTTCTCTATCTACTTTTACACCGCCCTGACAAAGTCATGGCCTATCGGAAAAGCCTTCGACTTTGCCAAGACCTTCGTCCTTTCCGGCGAACACTTTGCACTGTTCCCCAAAGGGCCGAATCGTTATATCGGGACTAAACGCGCCGCCGTCATGGACGATGATCCTGATGACGAAACAAGTCCTCAGGAATTCCCCTGGGGCATCTATTACAAAGAATCGCTGACGGATGACTGGTCCATCACCCAGTACCTCAACGAAAAATATGACGACAAGGAGAAATATGCACCCAATGATGAACTGATCCGCGCCCTCGCTGCCAATGCCAGCCGCCTCTACGCCAATCTGGCTAAAGAAAGGGACGCACTCATTGCCACCCTCTACGACAAGTCAGACCTCTCCGCAAAAGAAGTGCTCATTGAAGTCGAAAACATCAACGATAAATTCAATCGCCGCAATAGTCAGCTAAAAGAGATCAATGACCTCTACGCCGCCTATATACAGGATCCGCAAAGCCTGAGCGACATCGCCGATAAACTGATCAATACCTTCCCGCTGCCACTGGGTAAACTCCTGCAGCGGATGTACTCTTTCAGTAAAGAAAACCTCCTCACAGAAGAAGATTACGCCGAGTTTCTTGACCTGCAGATCAACTTCTATGAGATATTGGTAAAACTTGCCGCCGCCACCATCCTCTCCGACCTGCTGGAAGTATACGGCATGAAAGAGAAGATCGGGAAAATACTCGCATTTAATCCGATCCAGAAGGAGATCATCTTAAATTACTTCCGCCAGACCAAAGACAACGAACAGGACTTTGACTACACCTCCTTTATTGAGGTCATCAGCCAGGTATTAAAAGAAAACCTGAAAGATGAGCCGGATATCGCTCCCTTCGTCAAAGAATACCTGCACTTTGAAAGCATTAACACCTATGAGAATAACTTCTTTAATTCTCACATGGTGATCAAAGGCATCAAAGCCAAACTCCCTACGCTCAATACAACCGCCGCCTATATTCATCACTGCAGGGAAATAGAACTGGGATTGATCAATCTCCTGAAAGAACTGTTCTTTATCCTGCAATACAAGATGGTCGTTATTAAAAACGTAGAAGCCATCCGCAAAAGGAATGTACTCGCAAAGACCTACTTCCATAAATACATGCTGCTGGAACAACGCATCTCCGACAGGATGGAAGTAATGGAGCTGCAATCCCTCCCGGAATATGCGGAATCCTATTCCGTGATCCTCGTCAAAGAAATCTACCGGATGTTCGAATACCTTTCCCTGTCCCCTTTCCTGATCGACAAAAACGTACAGTGTGAGTTTGACGGGGTAGACCTCTATTTCTACAACTACACCGAAGGGAATGGCATCGTCTATAAAAGCCTGACCAACAACGAAAGACTGATCCACATCCAGCCGGAAACACAGGATATAGAACTGGGCGCCGCCACCATTACCAAAACCACCCTGCGCTTTATCGAGGATATGGCCATTAAAACAGACCGGGAAAAGAACAGGATCACCAACCGCCTGTTGCAATTACATGCCGAATTCGCCTACTACCGGTCCAAGATTGCCGCCACGCCGGTCACTATACAAAATGCCACGCCCATAAATAGCCAGCCATGA